The Plasmodium vinckei vinckei genome assembly, chromosome: PVVCY_14 genome window below encodes:
- a CDS encoding GTPase, putative → MLNAKTSRIYCILFILFLCINTVLTWCFIHIKSQIKSLDYPRTRIYENINKKEDLEYKAFKNVSFNKLKTSLRNFLVVNKKINISDVKHVSFLGKYYNYEKIDNYGVNEICILGRSNVGKSTFLRNFIKYLINVNDNTNIKVSKRSGCTRSINLYSFENAKRKKLFILTDMPGLGYAEGIGEKKMEYLKKNLDDYVYLRNQICLFFILIDMSVDIQKIDISLVDAIRKTGIPLRVICTKCDKFNGDVNHRLNGIKTFYKLEKTPIHISKFSNHNYINIFKEIQYHCNLGNSQS, encoded by the exons atGCTAAATGCCAAAACTAGTAGAATTTATTGtatcctttttattttgtttttatgcATTAACACCGTTCTCACATGGTGTTTTATACATATCAAGTCTCAAATCAAATCTTTGGATTATCCCAGAACAAGAATATATGAAA atataaataaaaaagaagacCTAGAATACAAAGCCTTTAAAAACGTCAGTTTTAATAAACTTAAAACAAGTTTAAGAAATTTCCTCGttgtaaacaaaaaaattaacatatCCGATGTTAAGCATGTTTCTTTTCTAG gtaaatattataattacgAAAAAATTGATAACTATGGAGTTAAtgaaatatgcatattaggAAGAAGTAATGTTGGGAAATCTACATTTTTAAGAAATTTCATAAAGTATCTTATAAACGtaaatgataatacaaACATTAAAGTGTCAAAACGTAGTGGGTGCACAAGatcaataaatttatattcctttgaaaatgcaaaaagaaaaaaattgtttattcTAACGGATATGCCAGGGTTAGGTTATGCAGAAGGAATtggggaaaaaaaaatggaatatttgaaaaaaaacttaGATGATTATGTATACTTAAGAAAtcaaatttgtttattttttatattaattgaTATGAGTGTTGATATCCAAAAAATCGATATTTCTTTGGTGGATGCCATTCG AAAAACGGGCATTCCACTTCGTGTCATCTGCACCAAATGCGACAAATTCAATGGGGATGTTAACCATCGGCTTAATGGGATAAAAACCTTTTATAAGCTTGAAAAAACTCCCATAcatatatcaaaattttcCAATCACAACTA tataaacatatttaaagaaattCAGTATCATTGCAATTTGGGTAATTCACAAAGTTAA
- a CDS encoding RNA-binding protein, putative: MIFIKQCLLLSLFVVIVSSFLKRKLVLNNYIYSKTNQFKKRKKINNYQLVKSKDKDVESYIPHIYKDIAPSLKGLADQEYSYKQLLNAYIPETVEREKRDKLNKKLSQKNNKKQSKENRQTNKDNDIDEKKEDEDNKDLSNNIDKMMEIKMKENDIKHFESLSEINNHKKKNKILDIAYDVIEDTLKNTYMNHKLGLDDENNDSKKNYLEIAKKNKDLLYDKLINNYSMLNSSSTFDLFGVFYDNDNYKDENKLIEELDKIMNLEPFKSNKDNIDEDIDTLLKKDKIPTHIRNFILKYKNLRKINMQNKKMEHTNKNDNAQVKGENGENIYKDFNRDLNKVLMTFNKNLTNEKLVKRDKYIIDELYEEYKKHLKNMNIKRNKLEPQKDNYDFLTFVHEHGEEFFFQKYGYFDSYLKENVEKIKNKIKSENASIIHIPNIINSESNSEHEKSSTITKSNDPANNIGNEKDDIGEDFLNDSPDKRINKKNDGEISNDKNNKQMRNNLDWRKESNKLESYMLSNIVREYDKRIYDIYKPNNMITNQYGFNNYIDNEEYDKQINVSLNKNSIMNYDSKEELNNDESLYVGKLIFGKIFRIEKNMALVDINYSHYGEIHSDQMPYNLTNISDVFKVNDKLIFEIYKMYPNRIELTLKNIQKINDLNKILLYKTQDIPFEVTVVSIIKNGISVSYNDIYAFIHISAISSKYKVLVDENETIDSNLLNKKIKVLCTDINKLSFSNLLYEQNEQLKNINMYDVIDVEIIHISKYGLMVKYNDIVGLIHISEISRKKIENINNVFKINEKIKGMLINIDYYNKRFSLSTKILETPDKNFIDNREDIYSNIEHIINNIKKRSNKMEVNDSNIKNQLLSLIDIYKDGNGAEQMKTEEGKDETTNQQKKIQEEINLYENEKPVNQTEHITDTKNDNNIIDGEENHNINSIDNNIEKIQEKNQNNYDGTLSDLNKYEDEKEELSIDVHNELIPYLLLKQSERNKEEHDEEKKEIVWNLDDEEFLHSNSPTQNSQYIEYQWSYLKDKKWVSFPYHVNRIINYYFNINDDFFTYKEKNVTYEIYFAKNVRIDLSTGLQNRIRKTLK, translated from the exons atgaTTTTCATAAAGCAATGTTTGCTTCTATCACTTTTTGTAGTCATTGTATCATCTTTTTTGAAGCGTAAATTAGTgctaaataattat ATATACTCTAAGACTAATCAATTTaagaaaagaaagaaaataaataattaccAATTGGTAAAAAGTAAAGATAAGGATGTCGAATCTTACATTCCCCACATTTATAAGGATATTGCTCCATCATTAAAAGGATTAGCTGATCAA GAATACTCTTATAAGCAACTTTTAAATGCGTATATCCCCGAAACAGTTGAAAGAGAGAAGAGAGATAAAttgaacaaaaaattaagtcaaaaaaataataaaaaacaaagtaAGGAAAACAGACAAACTAATAAGGATAATGAcattgatgaaaaaaaagaagatgaagataataaagatttatcaaataatattgacaaaatgatggaaataaaaatgaaagaaaatgatattaaaCATTTTGAAAGTTTaagtgaaataaataatcataaaaagaaaaataaaatattagatATAGCATATGATGTTATTGAAgatacattaaaaaatacttaTATGAATCACAAATTGGGATtagatgatgaaaataatgattcaaaaaaaaattatttagaaatcgcaaaaaaaaataaagacttattatatgataaattaattaacaATTATTCCATGCTAAATAGTTCTAGCACCTTTGATTTGTTTGGAGTTTTTTATGACAACGATAATTATAAGGATGAGAATAAGTTAATAGAAGAGCTTGacaaaattatgaatttAGAGCCTTTTAAAAGTAACAAAGATAATATCGATGAAGACATTGATACCCTTTTAAAGAAGGATAAAATACCTACACACATTCGtaactttattttaaagtataaaaatttgagaaaaattaatatgcaaaataaaaaaatggagcATACGAACAAAAACGATAATGCGCAAGTCAAAGGTGAAAATggggaaaatatatacaaggATTTTAATAGAGATTTGAACAAAGTTTTGATgacttttaataaaaatttaactAATGAAAAGTTAGTAAAGAGAGATAAATACATTATAGATGAGCTATatgaagaatataaaaagcatttaaaaaatatgaacattaaaagaaacaaaTTAGAACCACAAAAAGATaattatgattttttaacatttgTTCATGAACATGGTGAAGagttttttttccaaaaatATGGTTATTTTGATAGTTATCTAAAGGaaaatgttgaaaaaattaaaaataaaattaagagCGAAAATGCAAGTATAATACACATtccaaatattattaattctGAATCAAATTCAGAACACGAGAAATCTTCGACAATCACTAAATCAAATGACCCAGCAAACAATATaggaaatgaaaaagacgACATTGGTGaagattttttaaatgattcTCCTGACAAAAgaatcaataaaaaaaatgatggaGAAATAAGTAATGATAAGAATAACAAACAAATGCGCAATAATTTAGACTGGAGAAAAGAAAGTAATAAATTAGAAAGTTATATGCTATCAAATATAGTACGtgaatatgataaaagaatatatgatatatataaacctAATAATATGATAACAAACCAGTATGggtttaataattatattgacAATGAAGAATATGATAAACAGATAAATGTTTCTTTAAATAAGAATAGTATAATGAATTACGATAGTAAagaagaattaaataatgatgaaagTTTATATGTTggtaaattaatatttggaaaaatatttagaattgaaaaaaatatggccCTAGTTGACATAAACTACTCACATTATGGAGAAATCCATTCAGATCAAATGCCATATAATCTTACTAATATTAGTGATGTATTTAAAGTTAATGATAAGTtaatatttgaaatatataaaatgtatccTAATAGAATTGAATTAacactaaaaaatattcaaaaaattaatgaccttaataaaatattattatataaaacacaAGACATTCCTTTTGAAGTAACAGTTGTGtctataataaaaaatggcatAAGTGTTTcttataatgatatatatgcatttattcatatatctGCTATATCGTCTAAATATAAAGTTCTAGTAGACGAAAATGAAACTATTGattcaaatttattaaataaaaaaataaaagtactTTGTActgatattaataaattaagtttttcaaatttattatatgagcaaaatgaacaattaaaaaatataaatatgtatgatGTAATTGACGTGGagattatacatatatccAAATACGGTCTAAtggtaaaatataatgatattgTTGGACTTATACATATATCAGAAATTTCCcgaaaaaaaatcgaaaatattaataatgttttcaaaattaatgaaaaaattaaaggaatgttaataaatatagattaTTATAACAAACGATTTTCTTTATCTACTAAAATTTTAGAAACACCcgataaaaattttattgataATAGAGAGGATATTTATAGTAATATTGAACACATTATTaataacattaaaaaaagaagtaaTAAAATGGAAGTTAACGATTCGAATATTAAGAATCAGTTATTATCTCtaattgatatatataaagatggTAATGGGGCTGAACAAATGAAGACTGAAGAGGGAAAGGATGAAACTACTAATCaacagaaaaaaatacaagaGGAAATAAATCTTTacgaaaatgaaaaacCTGTGAACCAAACAGAGCATATTACAGATAcgaaaaatgataataatataattgatGGAGAAGAAAATCATAACATTAATTctattgataataatatcgaaaaaatacaagaaaaaaatcaaaacaATTATGATGGCACACTCTCCGacttaaataaatatgaagacGAAAAAGAGGAATTATCTATTGATGTTCACAATGAATTGATCCCGTATTTACTTCTAAAGCAGTCCGAGCGTAATAAAGAGGAACATGATGAAGAAAAGAA GGAAATTGTTTGGAACCTGGACGACGAAGAATTTTTGCATTCGAATTCCCCGACTCAGAATTCTCAAT ATATCGAATATCAGTGgtcatatttaaaagacaaaaaatgGGTATCCTTTCCATACCACGTCAAtagaattataaattacTATTTCAACATTAATgatgatttttttacatataaggaaaaaaa TGTAACATacgaaatatattttgcaaAAAACGTGAGGATTGATTTGTCTACCGGTTTGCAAAACAGGATTAGAAAAACATTAAAGTAA